In Luteimonas sp. MC1750, the following proteins share a genomic window:
- a CDS encoding GAF domain-containing protein: MKPDPKLSAPDLSRHALSEQSPSADARFEHALAECAREPIHVIGAVQPPGVLLAYHARDLRILAASANAVELFDAGDMAALLHQPIEALLDRASLAAVNAVLARGESGASQFACAANVGPMGALHDISTHAAGGLVHLEIEPSGLGQALEGGHAMVSGLDAAAGNGDFLPSIARQVQRISGYDRVMVYRFLPDYSGEVVAEALAGGLASYEGLRYPASDIPPQARALYLRNRVRVIADVTAEPQPLMQSPELEGPLDMSFDVLRAVSPVHLQYLRNMGVAASMSISLVVDGRLWGLVACHHGSPRPVNARQRTALEMVGRHASMILDAHELRGSARIDAVRRSHRDALEGRLHRAAGPEAASALLPEMLDLVLGSVEADGVAVCLDGGWHVHGATPDGEGLAHALAWAGTQGHAGAAATARGADWHPDAQPDACGLFAVRLGQGSGVWLLLFRREQRETLRWAGRPDRPFQMDPDGTHIGPRASFEAWEVDVRALSAAWTGRDFELARRLRMVVERYIPEQPLRGTCGAEDGVRSDSDRSMLRWDAREHATRLRRLAELLDGASPERGRLERLRALLTQMEDELGAMADALD; the protein is encoded by the coding sequence ATGAAGCCAGACCCCAAGCTGTCCGCGCCCGACCTGTCGCGGCACGCACTGTCGGAGCAGAGCCCGTCCGCGGACGCCCGCTTCGAGCACGCCCTCGCCGAATGCGCGCGCGAGCCGATCCACGTCATCGGCGCCGTGCAGCCGCCCGGCGTGCTGCTGGCCTACCACGCCCGCGACCTGCGCATCCTCGCCGCATCGGCCAACGCCGTGGAGCTGTTCGACGCCGGCGACATGGCCGCGCTGCTGCACCAGCCGATCGAGGCGCTGCTCGACCGTGCGTCGCTGGCCGCGGTCAACGCGGTGCTCGCGCGCGGTGAAAGCGGTGCCTCGCAGTTCGCCTGCGCCGCCAACGTCGGCCCGATGGGCGCGCTGCACGACATCTCCACCCATGCCGCCGGTGGGCTGGTGCACCTGGAGATCGAGCCTTCGGGCCTGGGCCAGGCGCTGGAAGGCGGGCACGCCATGGTCTCGGGGCTCGACGCCGCGGCCGGCAACGGCGACTTCCTGCCCAGCATCGCCCGCCAGGTGCAGCGCATCTCCGGCTACGACCGGGTGATGGTCTACCGCTTCCTGCCCGACTACAGCGGCGAAGTGGTGGCCGAGGCGCTGGCCGGCGGCCTGGCCTCGTACGAGGGCCTGCGCTACCCGGCGTCCGACATCCCGCCGCAGGCGCGCGCGCTGTACCTGCGCAACCGCGTGCGGGTGATCGCCGACGTCACCGCCGAGCCGCAGCCGCTGATGCAGTCGCCCGAGCTCGAGGGCCCGCTGGACATGAGCTTCGACGTGCTGCGCGCGGTTTCGCCGGTGCACCTGCAGTACCTGCGCAACATGGGCGTGGCCGCCTCGATGTCGATCTCGCTGGTGGTCGATGGCCGGCTGTGGGGCCTGGTGGCCTGCCACCACGGCAGCCCGCGGCCGGTGAACGCACGCCAGCGCACCGCGCTGGAGATGGTGGGCCGCCACGCGTCGATGATCCTCGACGCGCACGAACTGCGCGGCTCCGCGCGCATCGACGCCGTGCGCCGCAGCCATCGCGACGCGCTGGAAGGGCGCCTGCACCGCGCCGCCGGTCCGGAGGCCGCCTCCGCGCTGCTGCCGGAGATGCTGGACCTGGTGCTGGGCTCGGTGGAAGCCGATGGCGTGGCGGTGTGCCTGGACGGCGGCTGGCACGTGCACGGGGCCACCCCCGATGGCGAAGGCCTGGCGCACGCCCTGGCCTGGGCCGGCACGCAGGGCCATGCCGGCGCCGCCGCCACCGCGCGGGGCGCGGACTGGCATCCCGACGCGCAGCCGGACGCCTGCGGCCTGTTCGCCGTGCGCCTGGGACAGGGCAGTGGCGTCTGGCTGCTGCTGTTCCGCCGCGAGCAGCGCGAGACCCTGCGCTGGGCGGGCCGCCCGGACCGCCCCTTCCAGATGGATCCCGACGGCACCCATATCGGCCCGCGGGCCAGCTTCGAGGCCTGGGAAGTGGACGTCAGGGCCCTGTCCGCGGCCTGGACCGGCCGCGATTTCGAGCTGGCCCGCCGCCTGCGCATGGTGGTCGAGCGCTACATCCCGGAGCAGCCGCTGCGCGGCACCTGCGGTGCCGAGGACGGCGTGCGCAGCGACAGCGACCGCTCGATGCTGCGCTGGGACGCGCGCGAACACGCCACCCGCCTGCGCCGCCTGGCCGAGCTGCTCGACGGGGCCTCGCCCGAGCGCGGACGCCTGGAGCGCCTGCGCGCCCTGCTGACCCAGATGGAAGACGAGCTGGGCGCCATGGCCGACGCCCTGGACTGA
- a CDS encoding C1 family peptidase yields the protein MAAARPAPPPAIASLDSGTRRLFDARPDTADFRDRMFEPTLVDVPTESPLEQFLALGIPVLDQGSDGACTAFGLATVAHVLLRRRRPQPDATRVSTRMFYDMARRYDEWEGEGYSGSSCRGAMKAWHRHGVCSEDLWPYTPGLKLEPYTDERARDALRNPLGAYARVNHKDLVAMHAAFAETGVLYASSAVHDGWDAPAASGRIRWAQQPVLGWHAYAIVGYDRGGFWLQNSWGEGWGQFGYGWISYDEWLERGTDVWVARLAVPVELERASSAAVSTSPLGRQSVGYSQADLRPHVISLGNNGALRCEGRFACTQEDVRNIVRQDMRAITAGWKKKRVLLYAHGGLVPEDAAIQRAADFRQTMLAQQVYPLCFIWKTDLWSTLGNILKDAARPRSEGVIDAAKDLLLDRIDDTIEPLARAIGGRLMWDEMKENARLATTAVSAAPGGGFVENGGAAQVARLLDEWRRADPDVEIHLAAHSAGAILMAPLLQLLTRPGQIIGGPAQGMLGMGGRVASLSLWAPALDMDSFIQACLPAIESRAVERATLFTLTDAAEQDDHCLRIYNKSLLYLVARAFEQQPRNWIDRRLRQGTPLAGMARFIEAREPADQAWGYERVHKAIAEGRLDWVQSPNDRPLGDAGAARATTHGGFDDDPATVAALVATVLGKRRSGARVGLHASAETRAQRRRRFTAGLAD from the coding sequence ATGGCCGCAGCACGTCCCGCACCGCCCCCGGCGATCGCCTCGCTCGACTCCGGCACGCGCCGGCTGTTCGACGCCCGCCCCGACACCGCCGACTTCCGCGACCGCATGTTCGAGCCCACCCTGGTCGACGTGCCCACCGAGTCGCCGCTCGAGCAGTTCCTCGCCCTGGGCATCCCGGTCCTCGACCAGGGCAGCGATGGCGCCTGCACCGCCTTCGGCCTCGCCACCGTCGCCCACGTGCTGCTGCGCCGGCGGCGCCCGCAGCCCGACGCCACCCGCGTCAGCACGCGGATGTTCTACGACATGGCGCGCCGCTACGACGAATGGGAAGGCGAGGGCTATTCCGGCTCCAGCTGCCGCGGCGCGATGAAGGCCTGGCACCGCCACGGTGTCTGTTCCGAGGACCTCTGGCCCTATACCCCCGGCCTGAAGCTCGAGCCCTACACCGACGAGCGCGCGCGCGACGCGCTGCGCAATCCGCTCGGCGCCTACGCCCGCGTCAACCACAAGGACCTGGTGGCGATGCACGCCGCCTTCGCCGAGACCGGCGTGCTCTACGCCTCGTCCGCCGTGCACGACGGCTGGGACGCACCCGCCGCCAGCGGCCGCATCCGCTGGGCGCAGCAGCCGGTGCTCGGCTGGCACGCCTATGCCATCGTCGGCTACGACCGCGGCGGGTTCTGGCTGCAGAACTCCTGGGGCGAAGGCTGGGGCCAGTTCGGCTACGGCTGGATCAGCTACGACGAATGGCTCGAGCGCGGCACCGACGTCTGGGTGGCGCGCCTCGCGGTGCCGGTCGAACTCGAACGCGCCAGCTCCGCCGCGGTCAGCACCTCGCCGCTGGGCCGGCAGTCGGTGGGCTATTCGCAGGCCGACCTGCGCCCGCACGTCATCAGCCTGGGCAACAACGGCGCGCTGCGCTGCGAGGGCCGCTTCGCCTGCACCCAGGAGGACGTGCGCAACATCGTGCGCCAGGACATGCGCGCGATCACCGCCGGGTGGAAGAAGAAGCGCGTGCTGCTCTACGCGCACGGCGGCCTGGTGCCCGAGGATGCCGCCATCCAGCGCGCCGCCGACTTCCGCCAGACCATGCTGGCGCAGCAGGTCTACCCGCTGTGCTTCATCTGGAAGACCGACCTCTGGTCCACGCTCGGCAACATCCTCAAGGACGCCGCGCGCCCGCGCAGCGAGGGCGTGATCGACGCGGCCAAGGACCTGCTGCTCGACCGCATCGACGACACCATCGAGCCGCTGGCGCGCGCCATCGGCGGCAGGCTGATGTGGGACGAGATGAAGGAGAACGCCCGGCTCGCCACCACCGCGGTGTCGGCGGCGCCGGGCGGCGGCTTCGTCGAGAACGGCGGTGCGGCCCAGGTGGCGCGCCTGCTGGACGAGTGGCGGCGCGCGGATCCCGACGTCGAGATCCACCTCGCCGCGCACAGCGCCGGCGCGATCCTGATGGCCCCGCTGCTGCAGCTGCTGACGCGGCCGGGCCAGATCATCGGCGGCCCCGCGCAGGGGATGCTCGGCATGGGCGGGCGGGTGGCCAGCCTCAGCCTGTGGGCGCCGGCGCTGGACATGGACAGCTTCATCCAGGCCTGCCTGCCGGCCATCGAGTCGCGGGCGGTGGAGCGCGCGACGCTCTTCACCCTCACCGACGCCGCCGAGCAGGACGACCACTGCCTGCGCATCTACAACAAGTCGCTGCTGTACCTGGTGGCGCGCGCCTTCGAGCAGCAGCCGCGCAACTGGATCGACCGCCGCCTGCGCCAGGGCACGCCGCTGGCCGGCATGGCGCGCTTCATCGAGGCCCGCGAACCCGCCGACCAGGCCTGGGGCTACGAACGCGTGCACAAGGCGATCGCCGAGGGTCGCCTCGACTGGGTGCAGTCGCCCAACGACCGCCCGCTGGGCGACGCCGGCGCGGCGCGTGCGACCACCCACGGCGGCTTCGACGACGATCCGGCGACGGTGGCCGCGCTGGTGGCCACCGTGCTCGGCAAGCGGCGCAGCGGTGCACGCGTGGGCCTGCACGCGTCGGCGGAAACACGCGCGCAGCGGCGCCGGCGCTTCACCGCCGGGCTTGCCGACTAA
- a CDS encoding methylmalonyl-CoA mutase family protein, with protein sequence MSVPASHTPVATRAEATPLRFVTAASLFDGHDAAINIMRRLIQAQGAEVIHLGHNRSVEDVVRAALQEDADGIALSSYQGGHVEYMKYMVDMLRERDAGHIRVVGGGGGTITPEEIRELEAYGVERIYHPNDGMKLGLVEMIEDVVKRVSGARDAQAAAAREPASTRPSMDDEIAIGRVLSALEDGVYSESELAMLRKQWASGAAGHDGPTPVIGITGTGGAGKSSVTDELLNRFLASFPQMRIAVISVDPTRRRTGGALLGDRIRMNSLRSHRVYMRSMATRRQNVATNAVLKDCIGFLKGLGYDLVIVETAGIGQSDSEIVDLVDFPMYVMTSDYGAASQLEKIDMIDYAELIVLNKYDKRGAEDALRDIRKQWKRNRVAFQTADEDVPVYPTIASQFNDPGVSWMFANLCRLLREKVPALAEAGAGAASDGAAARSTSRCDFRPDIDTSLREPRATVLIPGSRIRYLAEIAEQGRAINASIEKQAEAADRAQAFWQSLQELGDDRLPKALDLFNGEDLTVEGDRSLATLRQRYNDAVQSLTSENLRNLREWPARLKSITDEVTEYQVRGKAIRVENYRESLSHQPIPKIAAPTYKSWGELLVFLGKENLPGSYPYTGGVYPYRRTGEDPIRMFAGEGTPERTNRRFHYLSVGQPAARLSTAFDSVTLYGEDPAPRPDIYGKIGNSGVNIPTLDDMKKLYSGFDLCAPTTSVSMTINGPAPMILAMFMNCAIDQQVEKYVKADDARWAEAQQKIEAFFEGRERPKYYGELPPTNDGLGLAFLGMTGDQLVDAETYARIKAETLATVRGTVQADILKEDQAQNTCIFSTEFALRMMGDIQQYFVDQKVRNFYSVSISGYHIAEAGANPISQLAFTLSNGFTIVEYYLARGMKIDDFAPNLSFFFSNGMDPEYTVIGRVARRIWARAMRERYGANDRSQMMKYHIQTSGRSLHAQEIQFNDIRTTLQALYALFDNANSLHTNAYDEAITTPTEESVRRAVAIQMIINKELGLNFIENPWQGSFAVDYLTDLVEEAVYKEFEAISERGGVLGAMDTMYQRGKIQEESLYYEHKKHDGSLPLVGVNTFLPKEHAGEVTTEIELIRSTEEEKGQQIENVRLWQTARNVLAPVGETEHAHVVEDDAAAATEPHDGRGLGYLQKTARERRNVFEALMEAVKTHSLGQISHALYDVGGEYRRNM encoded by the coding sequence ATGAGCGTTCCCGCCAGCCACACCCCCGTTGCCACCCGCGCCGAAGCCACGCCGCTGCGCTTCGTCACCGCCGCCAGCCTGTTCGACGGCCACGACGCCGCGATCAACATCATGCGGCGGCTGATCCAGGCGCAGGGCGCCGAGGTGATCCACCTCGGCCACAACCGCTCGGTGGAAGACGTGGTGCGCGCCGCGCTGCAGGAAGACGCCGACGGCATCGCGCTGTCGAGCTACCAGGGCGGCCACGTCGAATACATGAAGTACATGGTCGACATGCTGCGCGAGCGCGACGCCGGCCATATCCGCGTGGTCGGCGGCGGCGGCGGCACCATCACCCCCGAGGAGATCCGCGAGCTCGAGGCCTATGGCGTGGAGCGCATCTACCACCCCAACGACGGCATGAAGCTGGGCCTGGTGGAGATGATCGAGGACGTGGTGAAGCGCGTGTCCGGCGCCCGCGACGCACAGGCTGCCGCGGCGCGCGAGCCCGCCAGCACCCGACCGTCGATGGACGACGAGATCGCGATCGGCCGCGTGCTGTCGGCGCTCGAAGACGGCGTGTATTCCGAGTCGGAGCTCGCCATGCTGCGCAAGCAGTGGGCCTCGGGCGCGGCCGGCCATGACGGCCCCACGCCGGTCATCGGCATCACCGGCACCGGCGGCGCCGGCAAGAGCTCGGTCACCGACGAGCTGCTGAACCGCTTCCTGGCCAGCTTCCCGCAGATGCGCATCGCGGTGATCTCGGTCGACCCCACCCGCCGCCGCACCGGCGGCGCGCTGCTGGGCGACCGCATCCGCATGAACTCGCTGCGCAGCCACCGCGTCTACATGCGCTCCATGGCCACCCGCCGCCAGAACGTGGCGACCAATGCCGTGCTGAAGGACTGCATCGGCTTCCTGAAGGGCCTGGGCTACGACCTGGTGATCGTGGAGACCGCCGGCATCGGCCAGTCCGACTCGGAGATCGTCGACCTGGTCGACTTCCCGATGTACGTCATGACCAGCGACTACGGCGCGGCCAGCCAGCTCGAGAAAATCGACATGATCGACTACGCCGAGCTGATCGTGCTCAACAAGTACGACAAGCGCGGCGCCGAAGACGCCCTGCGCGACATCCGCAAGCAGTGGAAGCGCAACCGCGTCGCGTTCCAGACGGCCGACGAAGACGTGCCGGTGTATCCCACCATCGCCAGCCAGTTCAACGACCCCGGCGTGAGCTGGATGTTCGCCAACCTGTGCCGGCTGCTGCGCGAGAAGGTGCCGGCCCTGGCCGAGGCCGGCGCTGGCGCGGCGTCGGACGGTGCGGCCGCGCGCAGTACATCGCGCTGCGACTTCCGCCCCGACATCGACACCTCGCTGCGCGAGCCCCGCGCCACCGTGCTGATCCCCGGCAGCCGCATCCGCTACCTGGCCGAGATCGCCGAGCAGGGCAGGGCGATCAACGCGTCGATCGAGAAGCAGGCCGAGGCCGCCGACCGCGCGCAGGCGTTCTGGCAGTCGCTGCAGGAACTGGGCGACGACAGGCTGCCCAAGGCCCTCGACCTCTTCAACGGCGAGGACCTGACGGTGGAGGGTGACCGCTCACTCGCCACGCTGCGCCAGCGCTACAACGACGCCGTCCAGTCGCTCACCAGCGAGAACCTGCGCAACCTGCGCGAGTGGCCGGCGCGCCTGAAGTCGATCACCGACGAAGTCACCGAATACCAGGTCCGCGGCAAGGCGATCCGCGTCGAGAACTACCGCGAATCCCTCAGCCACCAGCCGATCCCCAAGATCGCCGCCCCCACCTACAAGAGCTGGGGCGAGCTGCTGGTGTTCCTGGGCAAGGAGAACCTGCCGGGCAGCTACCCCTACACCGGCGGCGTGTATCCCTACCGCCGCACCGGCGAGGACCCGATCCGCATGTTCGCCGGCGAAGGCACGCCCGAGCGCACCAACCGCCGCTTCCATTACCTCTCGGTGGGCCAGCCCGCCGCGCGCCTGTCCACGGCGTTTGACAGCGTCACCCTGTACGGCGAAGACCCCGCGCCGCGCCCGGACATCTACGGCAAGATCGGCAACTCCGGCGTCAACATCCCCACGCTCGACGACATGAAGAAGCTGTACTCCGGCTTCGACCTGTGCGCGCCCACCACCAGCGTCTCGATGACGATCAACGGCCCCGCGCCGATGATCCTGGCGATGTTCATGAACTGCGCCATCGACCAGCAGGTGGAGAAGTACGTGAAGGCCGACGACGCGCGCTGGGCGGAGGCGCAACAAAAGATCGAGGCCTTCTTCGAAGGCCGCGAGCGTCCGAAGTATTACGGCGAACTGCCGCCCACCAACGACGGCCTGGGCCTGGCCTTCCTCGGCATGACCGGCGACCAGCTGGTGGACGCCGAAACCTACGCCCGCATCAAGGCCGAGACGCTCGCCACCGTGCGCGGCACCGTGCAGGCCGACATCCTGAAAGAGGACCAGGCGCAGAACACCTGCATCTTCAGCACCGAGTTCGCGCTCCGCATGATGGGCGACATCCAGCAGTACTTCGTGGACCAGAAGGTCCGCAACTTCTACTCGGTGTCGATCTCCGGCTATCACATCGCCGAAGCCGGGGCGAACCCGATCAGCCAGCTGGCTTTCACCCTCAGCAACGGCTTCACCATCGTCGAGTACTACCTGGCGCGCGGCATGAAGATCGACGACTTCGCGCCCAACCTGTCGTTCTTCTTCTCCAACGGCATGGACCCCGAGTACACCGTGATCGGCCGCGTGGCCCGCCGCATCTGGGCGCGCGCCATGCGCGAGCGCTACGGCGCCAACGACCGCAGCCAGATGATGAAGTATCACATCCAGACCAGCGGCCGGAGCCTGCACGCGCAGGAGATCCAGTTCAACGACATCCGCACCACGCTGCAGGCCCTGTACGCCCTGTTCGACAACGCCAACAGCCTGCACACCAACGCCTACGACGAAGCCATCACCACGCCGACCGAAGAGAGCGTGCGCCGCGCCGTGGCCATCCAGATGATCATCAACAAGGAGCTGGGGCTCAACTTCATCGAGAACCCCTGGCAGGGCAGCTTCGCCGTGGACTACCTGACCGACCTGGTGGAAGAGGCCGTGTACAAGGAGTTCGAAGCCATCAGCGAGCGCGGCGGCGTGCTGGGCGCCATGGACACCATGTACCAGCGCGGCAAGATCCAGGAAGAGAGCCTGTACTACGAGCACAAGAAGCACGACGGCAGCCTGCCGCTGGTGGGCGTGAACACCTTCCTGCCGAAGGAGCACGCGGGTGAAGTGACCACCGAGATCGAGCTGATCCGCTCAACGGAAGAAGAGAAGGGGCAGCAGATCGAGAACGTGCGGCTGTGGCAGACGGCCCGCAACGTGCTGGCGCCGGTCGGGGAGACCGAGCATGCGCACGTGGTGGAGGATGATGCCGCGGCGGCGACGGAGCCGCATGACGGGCGTGGGCTGGGTTATCTGCAGAAGA
- a CDS encoding phospholipase D family protein, which produces MLWGAFTLAVLVASGLLLADRLTPPNTGQASWALPVARDDTPLDRELAPLLAQHPGQTGAITLVDGIDAFAARAMSARQSGRSLDLQYYIWHDDLTGRLLAREAWLAAERGVRVRLLLDDINAGGKDTPLLVLDGHPNIEVRLYNPFRNRDGIARLLEMLQRGFSLNHRMHNKAWIADGRVAIVGGRNVGLEYFGASDASNFHDLDLLLFGPEVEQASRIFDAFWNSDAVVPLSDLGTLGLDDIRATVALIGGEARTADARRYMERVEGSSTVRAYLQQSLEPHWSDRIRVVSDPPVKRPGDDTTDWLVGQVDAALRGARQAALLVSPYFVPGDDTSGMLTGLASAGVHVGVVTNSLAANDVVAVHGGYAKYRRRLLDGGVHLYELRPEAAVNGNGDAEGPANVRPRARAAGSSGASLHTKAFLVDAQSGFIGSYNLDPRSAWLNTEMGVFFDDPGLAADLRAEYLHLAGPALSWKVVLDAGDDVAWLDGAAQPAALLVTEPAASRWRRLQAWVFRWLPLESQL; this is translated from the coding sequence ATGCTCTGGGGCGCCTTCACGCTGGCCGTGCTGGTCGCCAGCGGCCTGCTGCTGGCCGACCGGCTGACGCCGCCCAACACCGGGCAGGCCTCGTGGGCGCTGCCGGTGGCCCGCGACGACACCCCGCTCGACCGCGAGCTGGCACCGCTGCTGGCGCAGCATCCGGGCCAGACCGGCGCGATCACCCTGGTCGACGGCATCGACGCCTTCGCCGCACGCGCGATGTCGGCGCGCCAGTCCGGGCGCAGCCTGGACCTGCAGTACTACATCTGGCACGACGATCTCACCGGCCGCCTGCTCGCACGCGAGGCCTGGCTGGCCGCCGAGCGCGGCGTGCGCGTGCGCCTGCTGCTGGACGACATCAACGCCGGCGGCAAGGACACGCCGCTGCTGGTGCTGGACGGCCATCCCAACATCGAGGTGCGCCTGTACAACCCGTTCCGCAACCGCGACGGCATCGCGCGCCTGCTGGAGATGCTGCAGCGCGGCTTCAGCCTCAACCACCGCATGCACAACAAGGCCTGGATCGCCGACGGGCGGGTGGCGATCGTGGGCGGGCGCAACGTCGGGCTGGAGTACTTCGGCGCGTCGGACGCCAGCAACTTCCACGATCTCGACCTGCTGCTGTTCGGCCCCGAGGTCGAGCAGGCCAGCCGCATCTTCGATGCGTTCTGGAACAGCGACGCGGTGGTGCCGCTGTCCGACCTCGGCACGCTGGGACTGGACGACATCCGCGCCACCGTCGCGTTGATCGGCGGCGAGGCGCGCACGGCCGACGCACGGCGCTACATGGAGCGGGTGGAAGGCTCGTCCACGGTGCGCGCCTACCTGCAGCAGTCGCTGGAGCCGCACTGGAGCGACCGCATCCGCGTGGTCTCCGATCCGCCGGTCAAGCGGCCGGGCGACGACACCACGGACTGGCTGGTGGGCCAGGTGGACGCGGCGCTGCGCGGCGCGCGGCAGGCCGCCCTGCTGGTCTCGCCCTATTTCGTGCCGGGCGATGACACGTCCGGGATGCTGACCGGGCTGGCGTCGGCTGGCGTGCACGTGGGCGTGGTCACCAATTCGCTGGCGGCCAACGACGTGGTGGCGGTGCACGGCGGCTACGCGAAATACCGGCGGCGGCTGCTGGACGGCGGCGTGCACCTGTACGAGCTGCGGCCCGAGGCCGCCGTCAACGGCAACGGCGATGCCGAGGGCCCGGCCAACGTGCGGCCGCGGGCCCGCGCCGCGGGCAGCAGCGGCGCCAGCCTGCACACCAAGGCCTTCCTGGTGGATGCGCAGTCCGGCTTCATCGGTTCCTACAACCTCGACCCGCGCTCGGCCTGGCTGAACACGGAGATGGGCGTCTTCTTCGACGATCCCGGCCTGGCCGCCGACCTGCGCGCGGAGTACCTGCACCTGGCCGGCCCGGCGCTGAGCTGGAAGGTGGTGCTGGACGCCGGGGATGACGTGGCGTGGCTGGACGGCGCCGCGCAGCCGGCGGCGCTGCTCGTCACGGAGCCGGCCGCCAGCCGCTGGCGCCGCCTGCAGGCCTGGGTGTTCCGCTGGCTGCCGCTCGAATCGCAGCTCTGA
- a CDS encoding Glu/Leu/Phe/Val dehydrogenase, translating into MIFEHLDTYGHEQVVFCHNKDAGLKAIIAIHNTVLGPALGGTRMWPYKTEQDALNDVLRLSRGMTYKNAVAGLDIGGGKAVIIGNPATDKSEALFRAFGKAVQSLGGRYITAEDVGIDVNDMEHVYKETEFVTGVHQVHGGSGDPSPFTAYGSLQGLMAALNARFGDEEVGNYSYAVQGLGHVGMEYVKLLKERGAKIFVTDINQALVDKAVTEYGCEAVGLDEIYDVDADVYSPCALGGTVNEETLPRLKAKVICGSANNQLSTNAIGDEVEKRGILYAPDYAVNAGGVMNVALEMTGYNRERAMRQMRTIYHNLTRIFEIAKRDGIPTYKAADRMAEERIDVMGKLKLPMGRTAPRFHGRIRGGA; encoded by the coding sequence ATGATTTTCGAGCACCTCGATACCTACGGCCACGAACAGGTCGTGTTCTGCCACAACAAGGACGCCGGCCTGAAGGCCATCATCGCGATCCACAACACCGTGCTGGGCCCGGCGCTGGGCGGCACGCGCATGTGGCCGTACAAGACCGAGCAGGACGCGCTCAACGACGTGCTGCGCCTGTCGCGCGGCATGACCTACAAGAACGCGGTGGCGGGCCTGGACATCGGCGGCGGCAAGGCCGTGATCATCGGCAACCCGGCCACCGACAAGTCCGAGGCGCTGTTCCGCGCGTTCGGCAAGGCCGTGCAGTCGCTGGGCGGCCGCTACATCACCGCCGAGGACGTGGGCATCGACGTCAACGACATGGAGCACGTCTACAAGGAGACGGAATTCGTCACCGGCGTGCACCAGGTGCACGGCGGTTCGGGCGATCCGTCGCCGTTCACCGCCTACGGCTCGCTGCAGGGCCTGATGGCCGCGCTCAACGCCAGGTTCGGCGACGAGGAAGTGGGCAACTACAGCTATGCCGTGCAGGGCCTGGGCCACGTCGGCATGGAATACGTGAAGCTGCTGAAGGAGCGCGGCGCGAAGATCTTCGTGACCGACATCAACCAGGCGCTGGTCGACAAGGCCGTCACCGAATACGGCTGCGAGGCCGTGGGCCTGGACGAGATCTACGACGTCGACGCCGACGTGTACTCGCCCTGCGCCCTGGGCGGCACGGTGAACGAGGAGACCCTGCCGCGGCTGAAGGCCAAGGTCATCTGCGGCTCGGCCAACAACCAGCTGTCGACGAACGCCATCGGCGATGAAGTCGAGAAGCGCGGCATCCTGTACGCACCCGACTACGCGGTGAACGCGGGCGGCGTGATGAACGTGGCGCTGGAGATGACCGGCTACAACCGCGAGCGCGCCATGCGCCAGATGCGCACGATCTACCACAACCTGACGCGCATCTTCGAGATCGCCAAGCGCGACGGCATCCCGACCTACAAGGCCGCCGACCGCATGGCCGAAGAGCGCATCGACGTGATGGGCAAGCTGAAGCTGCCGATGGGCCGCACCGCCCCGCGCTTCCACGGCCGCATCCGCGGCGGCGCGTAA
- a CDS encoding biliverdin-producing heme oxygenase, whose translation MLAEVRSATRGTHDALDALLPHGLRNLRDYRRYLGALLPLAEWLALGHRGDWSGRDAAWHDGVRLDCLRADCATLGVASAATGAPAPASRAHWLGGCYVIEGSALGARLLARDVGALATAHPEVSGARRFLDHVTADPPRWGRFVRLLATLPDAHAAAATSGARDGFAIVHSRLAPGGTTA comes from the coding sequence GTGCTTGCAGAGGTCCGCAGCGCCACGCGTGGTACCCACGACGCCCTTGATGCGCTGCTGCCGCACGGCCTGCGGAATCTCCGCGACTACCGCCGCTACCTCGGCGCACTGCTGCCGCTGGCCGAATGGCTTGCGCTCGGCCATCGCGGCGACTGGTCCGGCCGCGACGCGGCCTGGCACGACGGCGTGCGACTCGACTGCCTGCGCGCCGACTGCGCGACCCTCGGCGTCGCCAGCGCGGCCACCGGCGCCCCCGCGCCCGCCAGCCGTGCGCACTGGCTCGGCGGCTGTTACGTGATCGAAGGCTCCGCGCTCGGCGCGCGCCTGCTCGCGCGCGACGTCGGCGCGCTCGCCACCGCGCACCCGGAGGTCAGCGGCGCGCGCCGCTTCCTCGACCACGTCACCGCGGACCCGCCGCGCTGGGGGCGTTTCGTCCGCCTGCTGGCCACGCTGCCCGACGCACACGCCGCCGCCGCCACGTCCGGCGCACGCGATGGCTTCGCCATCGTCCATTCGCGACTCGCCCCCGGAGGAACCACGGCATGA